One genomic segment of Amycolatopsis sp. Hca4 includes these proteins:
- a CDS encoding sigma-70 family RNA polymerase sigma factor: protein MTDGRCPSCGKPLPARAGGRGRVSKYCSPACRQKAYRERQQQGGYAVPQLIADIEQRVRRLAPQLPEVFYTDVTDLASTVGRLRRIAQLARDAAATENVTPARVTENPPENVTPAAVTEEKVTEENVTDDAVTETGTGEDGEVTAAVRAGDEWDFAGLVEPYRHELQVHCYRMVGSYDDAEDMVQETFLRAWNRRDAFEGRSTFRAWLYRIATNACLDFLRRNERRPQRYEPVPGMDNGAAEPPVRVTWLQPYPDALLADVASTDVEPERAAVSRETMELVFLAAIQHLPPRQRAVLILRDVLGWPAADTAEQLDMSVASVNSALQRARPALRRHLPERRSDWTAPAHPTSQEREILQRYMDAADQADAAVVAELLSEDVVLTMPPNPFWFVGRDAMMAFIKPSIDPASPHFQGTWKHLPTFANRQPAAAGYLRRPGTTVYRAQVLDVLRIEDGRIVEITSFEPHLFPAFGLPLTL from the coding sequence GTGACCGACGGCCGGTGTCCCAGCTGCGGCAAGCCGCTCCCCGCGCGGGCGGGTGGCCGCGGGCGCGTGTCCAAGTACTGCTCGCCCGCCTGCCGGCAGAAGGCCTACCGCGAGCGGCAGCAGCAGGGTGGCTACGCCGTGCCCCAGCTCATCGCCGACATCGAGCAGCGCGTCCGCCGGCTCGCGCCGCAGCTGCCCGAGGTCTTCTACACCGACGTCACCGACCTCGCCTCGACCGTCGGCAGGCTGCGCCGGATCGCCCAGCTCGCCCGCGACGCCGCGGCCACCGAAAACGTCACGCCCGCCCGCGTGACGGAGAACCCGCCGGAAAACGTCACGCCCGCGGCCGTGACGGAAGAAAAGGTCACGGAAGAAAACGTCACGGACGACGCCGTGACGGAAACCGGCACCGGCGAAGACGGCGAGGTCACGGCGGCCGTCCGGGCCGGTGACGAATGGGACTTCGCCGGGCTCGTCGAGCCGTACCGGCACGAACTGCAGGTGCACTGCTACCGGATGGTGGGTTCCTACGACGACGCCGAGGACATGGTCCAGGAGACGTTCCTGCGCGCCTGGAACCGCCGGGACGCCTTCGAGGGCCGGTCGACCTTCCGCGCCTGGCTCTACCGCATCGCCACCAACGCCTGCCTCGACTTCCTGCGGCGCAACGAGCGCCGCCCGCAGCGGTATGAGCCCGTACCGGGGATGGACAACGGGGCCGCCGAACCACCCGTCCGGGTGACGTGGTTGCAGCCCTACCCGGACGCGCTGCTCGCGGACGTCGCGTCCACCGACGTCGAGCCGGAGCGGGCCGCGGTGTCCCGGGAGACGATGGAGCTGGTGTTCCTGGCCGCGATCCAGCACCTGCCGCCGCGGCAGCGGGCCGTGCTGATCCTGCGTGACGTGCTCGGCTGGCCCGCCGCCGACACGGCCGAGCAGCTGGACATGAGCGTCGCGTCGGTCAACAGCGCCCTGCAGCGGGCCCGGCCCGCGCTGCGGCGCCACCTGCCGGAACGGCGCAGCGACTGGACCGCACCGGCTCACCCGACCAGCCAGGAGCGCGAAATCCTGCAGCGCTACATGGACGCGGCCGACCAGGCCGACGCCGCCGTCGTCGCCGAGCTGCTCAGCGAGGACGTCGTCCTGACGATGCCGCCGAACCCGTTCTGGTTCGTCGGCCGCGACGCGATGATGGCGTTCATCAAGCCCTCGATCGACCCGGCGTCGCCGCACTTCCAGGGCACCTGGAAGCACCTGCCGACCTTCGCGAACCGCCAGCCGGCCGCGGCGGGGTACCTGCGGCGGCCGGGCACCACCGTGTACCGGGCGCAGGTGCTGGACGTCCTGCGCATCGAGGACGGCCGGATCGTCGAGATCACCTCCTTCGAGCCGCACCTCTTCCCGGCCTTCGGCCTGCCGCTCACGCTTTAG
- a CDS encoding methyltransferase has product MATSVPISDADYLRILIHGHTAFELLRTGLEFDLFQKLEDSGGLDVTETAEALGVEEYPARVLLLGLASLLLIEKKDGKFVNAPIVRRKLLKDGERFLGPLIDIQDKIINKTLVDFAESMRQSTNVGLRHLEGPGDTLYSKLTATPDLQKVFYDNMGDASNRAFDQFLDLYDFSGVKHAIDIGGGDGTNSVKLAERYPELEMTVFDQESVTRLAADKIEDPSVRKRVHFHPGDMLTDRLPEGADAILYFHIYEIWSLERNTEMLRKCYDALPEGGTVLVYNFVSNDEGTGSLSGGLVSPYFLALASGEGMTWSAADMEKSVRDAGFSRVERFADLGFSHALVVGHK; this is encoded by the coding sequence ATGGCGACGAGCGTCCCGATCTCGGATGCGGACTACCTCCGGATCCTCATCCACGGCCACACCGCGTTCGAACTGCTGCGCACGGGTCTGGAGTTCGACCTGTTCCAGAAGCTCGAGGACAGCGGTGGCCTGGACGTCACCGAGACGGCGGAGGCGCTCGGCGTCGAGGAGTACCCGGCGCGCGTCCTGCTGCTCGGCCTGGCCTCCCTGCTGCTGATCGAGAAGAAGGACGGCAAGTTCGTCAACGCCCCGATCGTGCGCCGCAAGCTGCTCAAGGACGGTGAGCGGTTCCTCGGCCCGCTCATCGACATCCAGGACAAGATCATCAACAAGACCCTGGTGGACTTCGCCGAGTCGATGCGGCAGAGCACCAACGTCGGCCTGCGCCACCTCGAAGGCCCCGGCGACACGCTGTACTCGAAGCTCACGGCCACCCCGGACCTGCAGAAGGTCTTCTACGACAACATGGGTGACGCTTCGAACCGCGCGTTCGACCAGTTCCTCGACCTCTACGACTTCAGCGGCGTCAAGCACGCCATCGACATCGGCGGCGGCGACGGCACCAACTCGGTCAAGCTGGCCGAGCGCTACCCCGAGCTCGAGATGACCGTGTTCGACCAGGAGAGCGTCACCCGGCTCGCCGCGGACAAGATCGAGGACCCGTCGGTCCGCAAGCGCGTGCACTTCCACCCCGGCGACATGCTCACCGACCGGCTGCCCGAGGGCGCCGACGCGATCCTGTACTTCCACATCTACGAGATCTGGTCGCTGGAGCGGAACACCGAGATGCTCCGCAAGTGCTACGACGCGCTGCCCGAGGGCGGCACGGTGCTCGTCTACAACTTCGTCTCCAACGACGAGGGCACCGGCTCGCTGTCCGGCGGGCTCGTTTCGCCGTACTTCCTCGCACTCGCCTCGGGCGAGGGCATGACCTGGTCGGCGGCGGACATGGAGAAGTCCGTGCGCGACGCCGGGTTCTCGCGGGTCGAGCGGTTCGCCGACCTCGGCTTCAGCCACGCCCTGGTGGTGGGCCACAAGTAG
- a CDS encoding type I polyketide synthase — protein sequence MNFPEPVAIIGMACRFAAGIESPESFWALLRDGGDTVGDLPADRWEWHAGQSREHAAVVRDVTKRGAFLDNVKEFDADFFDVTPREAALMDPQQRITLELAWEALEHAGIPPRSLGGTDAGVFMGVGADDYGRRLLEDLPRIEAWTGIGSSFCAVANRVSYALDLRGPSMVVDTACSSSLVSIHLAAQALRSGECPVALAGGILVMAGPGLSVVLDAAGATSRDGRSKSFDASADGYGRGEGGGIVVLKLLEDARRDGDRVLAVIRGSAVQQDGKTNGIMAPNGEAQAHLMRRAYQAAGIDPATVGYVEAHGTGTSVGDPLEAGAMSSVFGAGRPAGAPCLIGSVKPNVGHLEAGAGVAGVIKTVLALQHGEIPASLNFTTPNPKIPWDTSGLRVVTENTPWPQSSAPRRAGVSGYGYGGTIAHVILEAAPEATREATPEAEATTAKADSTSRPNVLPLSGATEAAVAKYAGRLANWLARHPDTALADVGHTLARRRQHLPFRAAVTVDSTAALRAKLAEFAASGTGGVTGRALPETARQELVWVFSGHGSQWTGMARELLATEPAFAAVIDEIEPVFQAELGISPRATIGSDAVQPVDVIQPMIFAVQVALAAVWRDRGVHPDAVIGHSVGEIAAAVTAGMLTLEQGARLVCRRSVLLRRVAGRGAMAMVNLPPEEARRRLAGRTDIAVAVAAATGSTVFSGDIDAVQETSEVFAAEGLAVRKVDSDVAFHSSHMDPLLESLAAAAADLPPAPAGIPVYSTALADPRSEAPRDGAYWATNLRGTVRFAEAVAAAAADGYRLFVEVSPHPVVEHSINETLDELGITDAVVTHSLRRNRPERETLLTNLGVLHCGGADVDWAAHWPEGSLADLPTTAWQRKEHWVDDSVGRSFLTEQHDLDSHTLLGGRINVHGANPAQAWLTYLDRDSRPYPGDHPVRKVEIIPAAVLLNSFLTAAATAKGTWHELSDVALRVPVSVTRPRHLQIVLQDGTFRLSSRIIEDVSADDGDDKGWVTHTTAAVTAFGGSIRGQRSEARTTEDLPTGYVIDRLATLGVAAMGFPWAVEEIRRGEGTLVVTVDTDPGSAEPPATWAPLLDGALSAASVAFGGPPILRMPAHIHRVTLAERSPSRAKVTVRVVADDTVDVEIADLDGTVVGRLTRLKYGVLDSEAGAVTSPRQVVHELAWRPAEGVAGAPSGNLVLVGPDSPLLRRVAAGLDALGVAHLAAATPEGLPEGVLGPDHTLLVVPAAGSTGEAAAAASWLLARTAQRVAATGQAKTARVWCLTEGVRESAESDALAHGPLWGVGRVIGGEHPGLWGGTVDIGQSESDIAALVEVLRTIRGEDVVVVRDGEASVGRLHRLEGDPARPRLTARPHATYLVTGGLGALGLEVAYWLADRGARRIVLAGRRGLPPRARWGELTDEAEIGAVESVVALERLGVTVVPVAVDIADAAQVAAKLSPDALGLPPFRGVVHAAGVLDDRTLGRLDEASLRRVMRPKVEGALNLHHLFEPGSLDFFVLFSSCGQLLGLPGQTSYAAGNAFLDALAAHRRAAGDAGAASYAWTSWRGLGMSTSSAVIDAELAARGTADISVTEAFGAWDLATRHDLGYAVMLRTLPAEPGVRKLALLSELPEEAAAGATAADLVDVPWAGLTGAELSAAVVEEIRKHVAAETGLAASEVDSRRPLIEMGLDSVMTVRIRRGLERRFRFALPATLFWDRPTIEAVAALLTERMAEETGEPE from the coding sequence ATGAACTTCCCCGAACCCGTCGCCATCATCGGGATGGCTTGCCGTTTCGCCGCGGGAATCGAGTCACCAGAGTCGTTCTGGGCGCTCCTGCGCGACGGTGGCGACACCGTCGGCGACCTGCCCGCGGACCGCTGGGAGTGGCACGCCGGCCAGAGCCGCGAGCACGCCGCGGTGGTGCGGGACGTGACCAAGCGCGGTGCGTTCCTCGACAACGTCAAGGAGTTCGACGCCGACTTCTTTGACGTCACCCCGCGCGAGGCGGCCCTGATGGACCCGCAGCAGCGGATCACCCTGGAGCTGGCGTGGGAGGCACTGGAACACGCCGGCATCCCGCCGCGCTCGCTCGGCGGCACCGACGCCGGGGTGTTCATGGGCGTCGGCGCCGACGACTACGGGCGCCGGCTGCTGGAGGACCTGCCGCGGATCGAGGCCTGGACCGGGATCGGCAGCTCGTTCTGCGCCGTCGCGAACCGGGTGTCCTACGCGCTGGACCTGCGCGGGCCGAGCATGGTGGTGGACACCGCGTGCTCGTCGTCGCTGGTCTCGATCCACCTGGCCGCACAGGCCCTGCGGTCCGGCGAGTGCCCGGTCGCGCTCGCCGGCGGCATCCTGGTGATGGCAGGCCCCGGCCTGTCGGTGGTGCTCGACGCCGCCGGCGCCACCTCGCGCGACGGGCGCAGCAAGTCCTTCGACGCCTCGGCCGACGGCTACGGCCGCGGTGAGGGCGGCGGCATCGTCGTGCTCAAGCTGCTCGAGGACGCCCGCCGCGACGGCGACCGCGTGCTCGCGGTCATCCGCGGCAGCGCCGTGCAGCAGGACGGCAAGACCAACGGGATCATGGCGCCCAACGGCGAGGCACAGGCCCACCTGATGCGCCGCGCCTACCAGGCCGCCGGCATCGACCCGGCGACCGTCGGCTACGTCGAAGCGCACGGCACCGGCACCAGCGTCGGCGACCCGCTCGAAGCGGGCGCGATGAGCTCGGTGTTCGGCGCCGGGCGCCCGGCGGGCGCGCCCTGCCTGATCGGCTCGGTGAAGCCGAACGTCGGGCACCTGGAAGCGGGCGCGGGCGTCGCCGGCGTGATCAAGACCGTGCTGGCGCTGCAGCACGGGGAGATCCCGGCCAGCCTGAACTTCACCACGCCGAACCCGAAGATCCCGTGGGACACCTCGGGGCTGCGCGTGGTCACCGAGAACACGCCGTGGCCGCAGAGCAGCGCGCCGCGCCGCGCCGGGGTGTCCGGCTACGGCTACGGCGGCACCATCGCGCACGTCATCCTCGAAGCCGCCCCCGAAGCCACCCGCGAAGCCACCCCCGAAGCCGAAGCCACGACGGCGAAGGCGGACAGCACCAGCCGGCCGAACGTCCTGCCGCTGTCCGGGGCGACCGAAGCCGCCGTCGCGAAGTACGCCGGGCGGCTGGCGAACTGGCTGGCGCGGCACCCGGACACCGCACTCGCCGACGTCGGGCACACGCTGGCCCGGCGCCGCCAGCACCTGCCCTTCCGGGCTGCGGTGACGGTCGACAGCACCGCGGCGCTGCGCGCGAAGCTCGCCGAATTCGCGGCCTCGGGCACCGGCGGGGTCACCGGGCGGGCGCTGCCGGAGACCGCGCGCCAGGAGCTGGTCTGGGTCTTCTCCGGGCACGGCTCGCAGTGGACCGGCATGGCCCGCGAGCTGCTGGCCACCGAACCCGCCTTCGCGGCCGTCATCGACGAGATCGAGCCGGTCTTCCAGGCGGAGCTGGGGATCTCGCCGCGGGCGACCATCGGCTCGGACGCCGTGCAGCCGGTCGACGTGATCCAGCCGATGATCTTCGCCGTCCAGGTCGCGCTGGCCGCAGTGTGGCGTGACCGCGGGGTCCACCCGGACGCCGTGATCGGGCACTCGGTCGGCGAGATCGCCGCGGCCGTCACGGCCGGCATGCTCACCCTCGAGCAGGGCGCCCGGCTGGTCTGCCGCCGTTCGGTGCTGCTGCGGCGGGTGGCCGGCCGGGGCGCGATGGCGATGGTGAACCTGCCGCCGGAAGAGGCGCGCCGTCGCCTCGCCGGCCGCACCGACATCGCCGTCGCGGTCGCCGCCGCCACCGGGTCGACCGTGTTCTCCGGTGACATCGACGCCGTGCAGGAGACGAGCGAGGTGTTCGCCGCCGAGGGCCTCGCCGTGCGCAAGGTCGACTCCGACGTCGCCTTCCACAGCTCGCACATGGACCCGCTGCTGGAGTCGCTGGCCGCGGCCGCCGCGGACCTGCCGCCCGCCCCGGCCGGCATCCCCGTGTACAGCACCGCGCTGGCCGACCCGCGGTCGGAGGCGCCGCGCGACGGCGCGTACTGGGCCACGAACCTGCGCGGCACCGTGCGGTTCGCCGAGGCCGTCGCGGCCGCGGCGGCGGACGGCTACCGGCTGTTCGTCGAGGTCTCCCCGCACCCGGTGGTCGAGCACTCGATCAACGAGACCCTCGACGAGCTGGGCATCACCGACGCCGTCGTCACGCACTCGCTGCGGCGCAACCGGCCCGAGCGCGAAACCCTGCTGACGAACCTCGGCGTGCTCCACTGCGGCGGTGCCGACGTCGACTGGGCGGCGCACTGGCCGGAGGGGTCCCTCGCGGACCTGCCGACCACGGCGTGGCAGCGCAAGGAGCACTGGGTCGACGATTCGGTCGGCCGCTCGTTCCTCACCGAGCAGCACGACCTCGACAGCCACACCCTGCTCGGCGGCCGGATCAACGTGCACGGCGCGAACCCGGCCCAGGCCTGGCTGACCTACCTCGACCGCGACTCGCGGCCGTACCCGGGCGACCACCCGGTGCGGAAGGTCGAGATCATCCCGGCCGCGGTGCTGCTCAACAGCTTCCTCACCGCCGCGGCGACGGCGAAGGGGACCTGGCACGAGCTCTCCGACGTCGCGCTGCGCGTCCCGGTGAGCGTCACGCGGCCGCGGCACCTGCAGATCGTGCTGCAGGACGGCACGTTCCGGCTGTCCTCGCGGATCATCGAGGACGTCAGCGCCGATGACGGCGACGACAAGGGCTGGGTCACCCACACCACGGCGGCGGTCACCGCGTTCGGCGGCTCGATCCGCGGCCAGCGCTCGGAGGCGCGGACCACCGAAGACCTGCCCACCGGGTACGTCATCGACCGGCTCGCCACCCTGGGCGTCGCCGCGATGGGCTTCCCGTGGGCGGTCGAGGAGATCCGGCGCGGCGAGGGCACCCTCGTCGTCACGGTCGACACCGACCCCGGCTCGGCCGAGCCGCCGGCCACGTGGGCCCCCCTGCTCGACGGTGCCCTGTCGGCGGCTTCGGTCGCCTTCGGCGGCCCGCCGATCCTGCGGATGCCCGCGCACATCCACCGCGTCACGCTCGCCGAGCGGTCGCCGTCGCGGGCGAAGGTGACCGTGCGGGTGGTCGCCGACGACACCGTGGACGTCGAGATCGCCGACCTCGACGGCACCGTCGTGGGCCGGTTGACGCGGCTCAAGTACGGCGTGCTGGACAGTGAGGCCGGTGCGGTCACGAGTCCCCGCCAGGTCGTGCACGAGCTGGCCTGGCGCCCCGCCGAGGGCGTCGCCGGCGCGCCGTCCGGGAACCTCGTGCTGGTCGGGCCGGACTCGCCGCTGCTGCGGCGGGTCGCCGCCGGCCTCGACGCGCTCGGGGTCGCGCACCTGGCCGCGGCCACGCCGGAGGGCCTGCCCGAAGGGGTGCTCGGCCCGGACCACACGCTGCTCGTGGTGCCCGCCGCCGGGTCGACCGGCGAAGCCGCCGCGGCGGCTTCGTGGCTGCTCGCCCGCACGGCGCAGCGGGTCGCCGCGACCGGGCAGGCGAAGACGGCCCGGGTCTGGTGCCTCACCGAAGGCGTCCGCGAGAGCGCCGAGTCCGACGCGCTCGCCCACGGCCCGCTGTGGGGCGTCGGCCGCGTGATCGGCGGCGAGCACCCCGGCCTCTGGGGCGGCACCGTCGACATCGGACAGTCCGAAAGCGACATCGCCGCCCTGGTCGAGGTGCTGCGGACGATTCGCGGCGAAGACGTCGTCGTCGTCCGCGACGGCGAGGCCTCGGTCGGGCGCCTGCACCGGCTCGAGGGCGATCCGGCCCGGCCGCGGCTCACCGCCCGGCCGCACGCGACCTACCTGGTCACCGGCGGCCTCGGCGCGCTCGGGCTGGAAGTCGCGTACTGGCTGGCCGACCGCGGGGCCCGGCGCATCGTGCTCGCGGGCCGCCGTGGGCTGCCGCCGCGCGCCCGGTGGGGCGAGCTGACCGACGAGGCCGAAATCGGCGCCGTCGAGTCCGTGGTCGCGCTGGAACGGCTCGGGGTGACCGTGGTCCCCGTCGCGGTGGACATCGCCGACGCCGCCCAGGTCGCCGCCAAGCTTTCGCCGGACGCGCTCGGGCTGCCGCCGTTCCGCGGGGTGGTGCACGCCGCCGGTGTGCTCGACGACCGCACGCTCGGCCGGCTCGACGAAGCCTCGCTGCGCCGCGTCATGCGGCCGAAGGTCGAGGGCGCGCTGAACCTGCACCACCTGTTCGAGCCGGGCTCGCTGGACTTCTTCGTGCTGTTCTCCTCGTGCGGCCAGCTGCTCGGCCTGCCCGGGCAGACCAGCTACGCGGCGGGCAACGCGTTCCTCGACGCACTGGCCGCCCACCGCCGCGCGGCGGGGGACGCGGGTGCCGCGAGCTACGCCTGGACGTCGTGGCGCGGGCTGGGCATGTCGACCTCCTCCGCGGTGATCGACGCCGAGCTCGCCGCCCGCGGCACGGCCGACATCAGCGTCACCGAGGCGTTCGGGGCCTGGGACCTCGCGACCCGGCACGACCTCGGGTACGCGGTCATGCTGCGGACGCTGCCGGCGGAGCCCGGCGTCCGGAAGCTGGCCCTGCTGTCGGAACTGCCCGAGGAGGCCGCGGCCGGTGCCACCGCCGCGGACCTGGTCGACGTGCCGTGGGCCGGGCTCACCGGCGCCGAGCTGTCGGCGGCGGTCGTCGAGGAGATCCGCAAGCACGTCGCGGCCGAGACCGGCCTCGCGGCGTCCGAAGTGGACTCCCGGCGGCCGCTGATCGAGATGGGCCTCGACTCGGTGATGACCGTCCGGATCCGGCGCGGGCTCGAGCGGCGCTTCCGGTTCGCGCTGCCCGCGACGTTGTTCTGGGACCGGCCGACGATCGAAGCGGTCGCCGCCCTGCTCACCGAGCGGATGGCCGAGGAGACGGGGGAACCCGAATGA
- a CDS encoding (2,3-dihydroxybenzoyl)adenylate synthase — protein MSFDGFVPWPADLAHAYRAAGVWPGRTMGSYLWEWAEDHGAREAVVDGTTRLTYRDLAVRADALAVRLADHGLSRGDTVLVQLPNTWEFVIVTAALLRLGVVPAMMLPPHRDHELTAIGAHVRAKGLVVPDTWRGFDHQELAFRVSAALPAPASVLVVGDTVTPGAVDVRALMEPGGDVAGRRAWLDAHGPAPSDIAVFLLSGGTTGVPKVISRTHDDYLFNITHTARACAFDSGTVYLAVLPAGHNFPLASPGIFGALHAGGRVVLSSSPRPEPVFAAIEAERVTATSAVPAVVLKWVEAAAAAKPDLASLRYVHVGGSMLAPEIAERMARSLGCRLQQVYGMAEGLVCYTPPDAPDELAFGTQGPPVSPFDELLVVDEDGRPVPPGGEGELLTRGPGTPRGYYGVPEQNKLSFTEDGWFRTGDLVRITPEGYAVVCGRVKDLINRGGEKISAGEVETLIQELPEVAEVAAVPDPDPLYGERVCVFVRFHGGCSLSLAEITRFLTGRGLAAFKIPERLEVLAAFPHTAVGKADKKALKVLLARIDAAPRAA, from the coding sequence ATGAGTTTCGACGGTTTCGTGCCCTGGCCGGCGGACCTGGCCCACGCCTACCGCGCGGCCGGGGTCTGGCCGGGCCGGACGATGGGGTCCTACCTGTGGGAGTGGGCCGAGGACCACGGTGCGCGGGAGGCCGTCGTCGACGGCACCACCCGGCTGACCTACCGGGACCTCGCCGTCCGCGCGGACGCCTTGGCCGTGCGGCTGGCCGACCACGGGCTGTCGCGCGGGGACACCGTGCTGGTGCAGCTGCCCAACACGTGGGAGTTCGTCATCGTGACCGCGGCCCTGCTGCGGCTCGGCGTCGTTCCGGCCATGATGCTGCCACCGCACCGGGACCACGAGCTGACCGCCATCGGGGCCCACGTGCGGGCCAAGGGTCTCGTCGTGCCGGACACGTGGCGCGGCTTCGACCACCAGGAGCTGGCTTTCCGCGTCAGCGCGGCCCTGCCCGCCCCGGCATCGGTGCTCGTGGTGGGCGACACCGTCACTCCCGGAGCGGTCGACGTCCGTGCCCTGATGGAGCCCGGCGGTGACGTCGCCGGGCGGCGGGCGTGGCTCGACGCGCACGGTCCCGCGCCGTCGGACATCGCGGTGTTCCTGCTCTCGGGCGGCACCACCGGGGTGCCCAAGGTGATCAGCCGCACCCACGACGACTACCTGTTCAACATCACCCACACCGCGCGGGCGTGCGCCTTCGACTCCGGCACCGTCTACCTCGCGGTGCTGCCGGCCGGGCACAACTTCCCGTTGGCCAGTCCGGGGATCTTCGGCGCCCTGCACGCCGGGGGGCGGGTGGTGCTCTCCTCCTCGCCGCGGCCGGAACCCGTGTTCGCCGCCATCGAGGCGGAGCGGGTCACCGCCACGTCCGCGGTGCCGGCCGTGGTGCTGAAGTGGGTCGAGGCGGCGGCGGCCGCGAAGCCCGATCTGGCGAGCCTGCGGTACGTGCACGTCGGCGGGTCGATGCTCGCTCCGGAGATCGCCGAGCGGATGGCGCGCTCGCTCGGGTGCCGGCTGCAGCAGGTCTACGGGATGGCCGAGGGGCTGGTCTGCTACACCCCGCCGGACGCCCCGGACGAGCTGGCCTTCGGCACCCAGGGGCCGCCGGTCAGCCCGTTCGACGAGCTGCTGGTCGTCGACGAGGACGGGCGGCCGGTTCCCCCGGGCGGTGAGGGTGAGCTGCTGACCCGGGGGCCGGGGACGCCTCGCGGGTACTACGGGGTGCCGGAGCAGAACAAGCTGTCGTTCACCGAAGACGGCTGGTTCCGCACCGGTGACCTGGTGCGCATCACGCCGGAGGGCTACGCGGTGGTGTGCGGCCGCGTGAAGGACCTCATCAACCGCGGCGGCGAGAAGATCTCGGCCGGCGAGGTCGAGACGCTGATCCAGGAGCTGCCCGAGGTGGCCGAGGTCGCGGCGGTCCCCGACCCGGACCCGCTGTACGGCGAACGGGTCTGCGTGTTCGTCCGCTTCCACGGCGGGTGTTCCCTGTCGCTGGCGGAGATCACCCGGTTCCTGACCGGGCGCGGGCTGGCGGCGTTCAAGATCCCGGAGCGGCTCGAGGTGCTGGCCGCCTTCCCGCACACCGCGGTCGGCAAGGCGGACAAGAAGGCGCTCAAGGTGCTGCTGGCCCGGATCGACGCGGCGCCGCGCGCCGCTTGA
- the tpx gene encoding thiol peroxidase: protein MTERTGVVTFRGNPVTLLGPEIAVGDRAPDFTALGSNLAPVRFSELGGTRVISVVPSLETPVCDLQTRRFNESLARLGEASVLTVSVDLPFAQARWCGAAGVEGVRTLSDHRDLSFGLAYGVVIKEFRLLARAVFVVDAAGTVVHAEYVPEVGQEPNFDAAIVAAQGAETARRSDGRAA, encoded by the coding sequence ATGACCGAACGCACGGGCGTCGTGACCTTCCGCGGCAACCCGGTGACGTTGCTGGGCCCGGAGATCGCCGTCGGCGACCGGGCCCCGGACTTCACGGCGCTGGGCAGCAACCTGGCCCCGGTCCGGTTCTCCGAGCTGGGCGGGACGCGGGTGATCTCGGTCGTCCCCTCGCTGGAGACGCCGGTGTGCGACCTGCAGACCCGCCGGTTCAACGAAAGCCTGGCCCGGCTGGGCGAGGCGTCGGTGCTGACGGTGTCGGTGGACCTCCCGTTCGCACAGGCCCGCTGGTGCGGCGCGGCGGGCGTCGAAGGCGTCCGCACGCTGTCCGACCACCGCGACCTGTCGTTCGGCCTGGCGTACGGCGTGGTGATCAAGGAGTTCCGCCTGCTGGCCCGAGCGGTGTTCGTGGTGGACGCGGCCGGCACGGTGGTCCACGCGGAGTACGTCCCGGAGGTCGGCCAGGAGCCGAACTTCGACGCGGCGATCGTCGCCGCACAAGGAGCCGAGACCGCGCGCCGTTCGGACGGTCGCGCCGCCTGA
- a CDS encoding SgcJ/EcaC family oxidoreductase: MSEKASSLVAGAKQWATYYGKFTQGEESAAVTAQLRARAAWDANDAGAFAESFAENGSILVDDEQINGRDAIRAFFADAFGATLSGTKLVTEPIEVKVVEPGVAVVITDGGVLYEGETAVPAERTVRGTWVVAQVDGEWRLVSQQTSPVKG, encoded by the coding sequence ATGTCCGAGAAGGCTTCGTCCCTCGTCGCGGGGGCCAAACAGTGGGCCACCTACTACGGGAAGTTCACCCAGGGTGAGGAAAGCGCCGCGGTGACCGCCCAGCTGCGCGCCCGCGCCGCGTGGGACGCGAACGATGCCGGCGCGTTCGCCGAGTCGTTCGCCGAGAACGGCAGCATCCTCGTCGACGACGAGCAGATCAACGGCCGGGACGCGATCCGGGCGTTCTTCGCCGACGCCTTCGGGGCCACGCTGTCGGGCACCAAGCTGGTCACCGAGCCGATCGAGGTCAAGGTGGTCGAGCCCGGCGTCGCGGTGGTCATCACCGACGGCGGCGTGCTGTACGAAGGCGAGACGGCCGTCCCGGCCGAGCGCACGGTCCGCGGCACGTGGGTGGTGGCGCAGGTCGACGGCGAGTGGCGCCTGGTTTCCCAGCAGACCAGCCCGGTCAAGGGCTGA
- a CDS encoding SgcJ/EcaC family oxidoreductase, with product MSAPTSDEQARLDDYYGPFTSEREKEALDVPLRLIAAWSKNDGYGVAKAFTEDGILILPGDVLKKGRDEIGAFMAAAYAGPFKGTGVTGKPVNLRFVSDTVALIRTHGGILAPGETEIDEELAVRSTWVVVKRDNEWQLAVYQNSPRGAGATLRW from the coding sequence GTGTCCGCACCCACTTCTGACGAACAGGCCAGGCTGGACGACTACTACGGGCCCTTCACCTCCGAAAGGGAAAAGGAAGCCCTCGACGTCCCCCTGCGCCTGATCGCCGCCTGGAGCAAGAACGACGGCTACGGCGTCGCCAAGGCCTTCACCGAGGACGGCATCCTCATCCTGCCCGGCGACGTGCTCAAGAAGGGCCGTGACGAGATCGGCGCCTTCATGGCCGCCGCGTACGCCGGTCCGTTCAAGGGCACCGGCGTCACGGGCAAGCCGGTCAACCTCCGGTTCGTCTCGGACACCGTCGCGCTGATCCGCACGCACGGCGGCATCCTCGCGCCGGGCGAGACCGAGATCGACGAAGAGCTCGCCGTCCGCTCGACCTGGGTCGTCGTCAAGCGCGACAACGAATGGCAGCTGGCCGTGTACCAGAACAGCCCGCGCGGCGCCGGCGCGACGCTCCGCTGGTAA